From Cetobacterium somerae ATCC BAA-474, the proteins below share one genomic window:
- a CDS encoding alpha-galactosidase, with translation MIYINEEKKEFHLQSLNMSYIFNVMKNGQLGNLYFGKKIKHRESFSHFFNQPEVGIGIIAHHEEDPGFSLEYYKQEYPSYGTTDFRKPAFQIESNDGSRVTEFVYKAYRIYKGKEKLKGLPSTYMESEEEGETLEIELVDAILNCKLFLTYTIYKNRDVITRNARFENCGKESVNIHRAMSFALDLPDYNYEMIHLSGAWARERFIKNRKLEVGCQYIDSTRGASSAHQNPFIILKRPETTENMGESIGFALVYSGNFLAHVEVDHFDATRVTMGINPFDFKWELNGGDSFQTPEAIIVYSDKGMNDLSQTFHKLFRERVARGEWRDKERPILVNNWEATYFDFNEEKIVAMAGKAKELGFELFVLDDGWFGKRNDDKTSLGDWFPNLEKLPNGVKGLGEKVVKEGIKFGLWFEPEMISKNSRLYEEHPDWILGVKNRRLSMGRNQYILDLSKEEVRDYIVNILSERFSEAPISYVKWDMNRNMTEITYQDLPHKYILGLYEILETLTTKFPHILFESCASGGGRFDAGMLHYMPQVWTSDDTDAIVRLNIQHGTSLAYPLISMGAHVSDIPNHQTARKTSLKTRNDVATFGNFGYELNLLDFDTKMGEEVKQYLNFYKSNRKLIQFGDFYRLESPFEGNTAAWMVVNKEKDEVLVGHFTILAEPNPGYNKKVILKGLDSEKKYLVNDAFEAYGDELMSVGIVFPQPERYFSKDSETQDFKSKIFKLKEIK, from the coding sequence ATGATATATATAAACGAGGAGAAAAAGGAGTTTCATTTACAAAGTTTAAATATGAGTTATATATTTAATGTCATGAAAAATGGACAGTTAGGTAATTTATACTTTGGTAAAAAAATAAAACATAGAGAAAGTTTTTCTCATTTTTTCAATCAACCAGAAGTAGGTATAGGAATAATAGCTCATCATGAAGAGGATCCTGGATTTTCACTAGAGTATTATAAACAAGAGTATCCATCATATGGAACGACAGATTTTAGAAAACCAGCTTTTCAAATAGAGAGCAATGATGGTAGTAGAGTAACGGAGTTTGTATATAAAGCTTATAGAATATATAAAGGAAAAGAAAAATTAAAAGGATTACCCTCAACTTATATGGAAAGTGAGGAGGAGGGAGAAACTTTAGAGATAGAGTTAGTAGATGCTATTTTAAATTGTAAACTATTTTTAACATATACGATTTATAAAAATAGAGATGTGATAACTAGAAATGCAAGATTTGAAAATTGTGGAAAAGAGAGTGTAAATATCCATAGGGCCATGAGTTTTGCACTAGATCTTCCAGATTATAATTACGAGATGATACATCTTTCAGGAGCTTGGGCAAGAGAAAGATTTATAAAAAATAGAAAGCTTGAAGTTGGATGTCAGTATATTGACAGTACAAGAGGAGCGAGCAGCGCTCACCAAAATCCATTTATAATTTTAAAAAGACCTGAAACAACTGAAAATATGGGGGAAAGTATAGGATTTGCTTTAGTTTATTCAGGAAACTTCTTAGCACATGTAGAAGTTGACCATTTTGATGCAACAAGAGTTACAATGGGGATTAATCCATTTGATTTTAAATGGGAATTGAATGGAGGAGATAGCTTTCAAACTCCAGAAGCAATAATTGTTTATAGTGATAAAGGTATGAATGATTTAAGCCAAACTTTCCATAAACTTTTCCGTGAGAGAGTTGCAAGAGGGGAGTGGAGAGATAAAGAAAGACCAATTTTAGTTAATAACTGGGAAGCGACATATTTTGACTTTAATGAGGAAAAAATTGTAGCTATGGCAGGAAAAGCAAAAGAGTTAGGATTTGAACTTTTTGTTTTAGATGACGGTTGGTTTGGAAAAAGAAATGATGATAAAACATCTTTAGGAGATTGGTTTCCAAATTTAGAAAAACTGCCAAATGGAGTAAAAGGATTAGGAGAAAAAGTAGTAAAAGAGGGGATTAAATTTGGACTTTGGTTTGAGCCAGAGATGATTAGTAAAAATAGTAGGTTATATGAGGAGCATCCAGATTGGATTTTAGGAGTTAAAAATAGAAGATTATCAATGGGAAGAAATCAATATATATTAGACCTTTCAAAAGAGGAGGTTAGAGATTATATAGTAAATATTTTATCTGAAAGATTTTCAGAAGCACCAATAAGTTATGTAAAATGGGATATGAATAGAAATATGACAGAGATAACATATCAAGATTTACCGCATAAGTACATACTTGGATTATATGAAATCTTAGAGACATTAACAACTAAGTTTCCACATATACTATTTGAATCATGTGCATCAGGAGGGGGAAGATTTGATGCAGGAATGTTACACTATATGCCACAAGTTTGGACTAGTGATGATACAGATGCAATAGTAAGACTTAATATTCAACATGGAACATCGTTAGCTTATCCTTTAATATCAATGGGAGCTCATGTATCAGATATACCAAATCATCAAACAGCGAGAAAGACTAGTTTAAAAACAAGAAATGATGTAGCGACTTTTGGAAACTTTGGATATGAATTGAATCTTTTAGACTTTGATACTAAAATGGGGGAAGAGGTAAAGCAGTATTTGAATTTTTATAAAAGTAATAGAAAACTTATACAATTTGGAGATTTTTATAGATTAGAAAGTCCTTTTGAAGGAAATACAGCAGCTTGGATGGTTGTAAATAAAGAAAAAGATGAGGTTTTAGTTGGACATTTTACAATTTTAGCTGAACCAAATCCAGGATATAATAAAAAAGTGATACTAAAAGGTTTAGATTCTGAGAAAAAATATTTAGTAAATGATGCATTTGAAGCTTATGGAGATGAACTTATGAGTGTTGGAATTGTATTTCCACAACCAGAGAGATATTTTTCAAAAGATTCAGAAACTCAAGATTTTAAAAGCAAAATTTTTAAATTAAAAGAGATTAAATAA
- the melB gene encoding melibiose:sodium transporter MelB encodes MVSLKTKLSYGLGALGKDYACAIVYIFLMYYFTDVLGLAPAFVGTLFLVARMWDAINDPAMGMIVDNTRSKWGKFRPWILIGTLLNAITVVGMFTKPEAFSGKSLYIYISIMYILWGMTYTVMDIPFWSMIPALSDDKKEREEIAVVPRIFASLAWLSLGSLGLPLIAFLGKGNEGRGFSLLSLGIAGVFILTTLLMVTNVKEQIKTKKNSEKINLKEAFRLILKNDQLVALIGTVLMYNLMAQISGGVAIYYFKYVIGVETLFSVFTGFSGLAEIGSLMMFPILSRKLGRKKVFFLACALPVVGFLMLFLFGNIAPTNGTLIALAGIVAKLGGGLTLGISTVMLADVVDYGEFKFGSRNESVIFSVQTLLVKSASAVSGWLIGMGLSLVGYVPNVAQSGSAIMGIKYLMIVFPILLSIFGYVIYKKYYRLNGEYYDEIVEAIKVKREVEA; translated from the coding sequence ATGGTTAGTTTAAAAACAAAATTATCATACGGTTTAGGTGCTTTAGGAAAAGATTATGCTTGTGCAATAGTTTATATATTTTTAATGTATTACTTTACAGATGTTTTAGGTTTAGCGCCGGCATTTGTAGGAACACTATTTTTAGTAGCTAGAATGTGGGATGCAATAAATGACCCAGCTATGGGGATGATTGTAGATAATACTAGAAGTAAGTGGGGGAAATTTAGACCTTGGATTTTAATTGGAACTCTTTTAAATGCTATTACAGTAGTTGGAATGTTTACTAAACCAGAGGCATTTAGTGGAAAAAGTTTATATATTTATATATCTATTATGTATATTTTGTGGGGGATGACTTATACAGTTATGGATATACCATTTTGGTCTATGATACCAGCTCTTTCTGATGATAAAAAAGAAAGAGAGGAGATAGCAGTAGTACCTAGAATATTTGCAAGTTTAGCTTGGTTATCACTTGGAAGTTTAGGTTTACCACTAATAGCATTTTTAGGAAAAGGAAATGAGGGAAGGGGATTCTCATTACTATCACTTGGAATTGCAGGAGTATTTATTTTAACAACTTTACTAATGGTAACAAATGTAAAAGAGCAAATAAAAACTAAGAAAAATAGTGAAAAGATAAATTTAAAAGAAGCTTTTAGATTAATTTTGAAAAATGATCAACTAGTAGCATTAATAGGAACAGTTTTAATGTATAACTTAATGGCTCAAATTTCAGGTGGGGTAGCAATATATTATTTCAAATATGTAATTGGTGTAGAGACACTATTTTCAGTATTCACTGGATTTTCTGGATTAGCTGAGATAGGATCTTTAATGATGTTTCCAATCTTATCAAGAAAGTTAGGAAGAAAAAAGGTGTTTTTCTTAGCGTGTGCACTTCCTGTAGTTGGATTTTTAATGCTATTCCTTTTTGGAAACATAGCACCAACAAATGGAACTTTAATAGCTTTAGCTGGAATAGTAGCAAAGTTAGGTGGGGGATTAACTTTAGGAATTTCAACAGTTATGTTGGCAGATGTTGTTGATTATGGTGAGTTTAAATTTGGAAGTAGAAATGAAAGTGTAATTTTCTCAGTTCAAACACTACTTGTAAAATCTGCATCAGCTGTAAGTGGATGGTTAATTGGAATGGGATTATCACTAGTTGGATATGTTCCAAATGTAGCTCAAAGTGGATCAGCTATAATGGGAATAAAATATTTAATGATAGTCTTCCCAATTTTACTTTCAATATTTGGGTATGTAATCTATAAAAAATATTATAGATTAAATGGTGAATATTATGATGAAATAGTTGAAGCTATAAAGGTTAAAAGAGAAGTGGAAGCATAA
- a CDS encoding helix-turn-helix domain-containing protein, protein MSKYSTNIGSLIKELRKKKEMTLKDLSSASNLSVGFLSQLERGMTSIAIDSLEIIAHSLDVELEFFFDFNKKRVEGNQIVRSYNRDAIAITDKIIQHNLSSDTKSYNLYPRLIDIMPFTDNGSYNLQLYSHEGEEFIFVLEGVLTLNIEDEEFTLYPGDSTTFNSTKPHNWKNETNCITKIICVHNPNPFKEI, encoded by the coding sequence ATGAGTAAGTATTCTACTAACATTGGTTCTTTAATAAAAGAACTTCGTAAAAAAAAAGAGATGACTTTAAAAGATTTGAGTAGTGCCAGTAATCTATCTGTTGGATTTTTATCACAATTAGAAAGAGGAATGACTAGTATTGCTATTGATTCTTTAGAGATTATTGCTCACTCTTTAGACGTTGAATTAGAATTTTTCTTTGACTTTAATAAAAAGAGAGTAGAAGGCAATCAAATAGTAAGAAGTTATAATAGAGATGCTATAGCTATTACTGATAAAATTATTCAACATAATTTAAGTTCAGACACAAAATCTTATAATCTATATCCTAGATTAATTGATATTATGCCATTTACAGATAATGGTTCATATAATTTACAACTATATTCACATGAAGGTGAAGAGTTCATCTTTGTTTTAGAGGGGGTTTTAACTTTAAATATTGAAGATGAAGAGTTTACACTTTATCCTGGAGATAGTACTACATTTAACTCTACTAAACCACATAACTGGAAAAATGAAACAAACTGCATAACTAAAATTATATGCGTACATAACCCAAATCCATTTAAAGAGATTTAA
- a CDS encoding CD0519/CD1768 family membrane protein: protein MEMTEQKLTDENVLKEVPEKESVEREVASVSKETFVVLTVFVTLFIYLGSVMGIDKVFSVMMKTGHDVLMNTSFYIMAVAILAGAVASIMSEFGIVALINKIISPLMRPLFGLPGAAALGAVTTYISDNPAILGLAEDRGFSKYFTKAEKVTYTNLGTTFGMGLIVTAYMLSLGSEYIKAVLIGNIGAVIGGIFSVRMVLRYAKKYYNESSSEKIDTKEEGDLRKIRAGSAFERLLASMMDGAKSGVTLGLACASGTVLICTFVMILTFGPQGENGTYVGAAYEGVQLLPRLGSYFTPVAKMLWGFGEPELLAYPFTALGAVGSAMGLTKGFIDKGLANANTIAVFTGMGICWSGFLSTHVGMLDTLKHNHFIKICILWQLLGGLIAGVAANYLFKLLLIF from the coding sequence ATGGAAATGACAGAACAAAAGTTAACAGATGAAAATGTATTGAAGGAAGTACCTGAAAAAGAGAGCGTTGAAAGAGAAGTCGCCTCAGTTTCAAAAGAAACTTTTGTAGTTTTAACAGTATTTGTAACTCTTTTTATTTATCTAGGCAGTGTTATGGGAATTGATAAGGTTTTCAGTGTTATGATGAAAACAGGGCATGATGTTTTGATGAATACATCATTTTATATTATGGCTGTAGCTATTTTAGCAGGAGCAGTAGCTTCAATAATGTCAGAGTTTGGAATTGTCGCTTTAATTAATAAAATAATATCACCACTTATGAGGCCACTTTTTGGATTACCAGGAGCAGCAGCTTTAGGAGCTGTAACAACATATATATCAGACAATCCAGCTATTTTAGGACTTGCAGAAGATAGAGGATTTAGTAAATATTTTACAAAAGCTGAAAAAGTTACTTATACAAACTTAGGAACAACTTTTGGAATGGGACTTATTGTAACGGCTTATATGTTAAGTTTAGGAAGTGAGTATATAAAAGCTGTATTAATAGGAAATATAGGAGCTGTTATTGGAGGAATATTTTCAGTTAGAATGGTTCTTAGATATGCTAAAAAATATTACAATGAATCAAGCAGTGAAAAAATAGATACTAAGGAGGAGGGAGACCTTAGAAAGATTAGAGCTGGAAGTGCTTTTGAGAGACTTTTAGCATCTATGATGGATGGAGCTAAATCAGGAGTGACGCTAGGACTTGCATGTGCTTCAGGAACAGTTTTAATTTGTACATTTGTTATGATTTTAACATTTGGACCTCAAGGAGAAAATGGAACATATGTGGGAGCAGCTTATGAGGGAGTTCAATTATTACCAAGATTAGGATCATACTTTACACCTGTAGCAAAAATGTTATGGGGATTTGGAGAACCAGAGTTATTGGCTTATCCATTTACAGCATTGGGAGCTGTGGGAAGTGCTATGGGATTAACTAAAGGATTTATAGATAAAGGTTTAGCTAATGCAAATACAATTGCAGTATTTACAGGAATGGGAATTTGTTGGAGTGGATTTTTAAGTACACATGTGGGAATGCTAGATACATTAAAGCATAATCATTTTATAAAAATATGTATTTTATGGCAACTTTTAGGAGGACTTATAGCAGGAGTTGCAGCAAACTATCTATTTAAACTACTATTAATATTTTAA
- a CDS encoding trans-4-hydroxy-L-proline dehydratase activase, producing the protein MAIPYVINIQKYSLHDGDGIRTTIFFKGCLLNCWWCHNPESQRYTPELLFNYERCKGCKECEKICPEHVIKVEENIAKTERENCILCETCLDYCINEAREIVGKQYPIEELLKEIDKDKMFYEESGGGVTLSGGEIMTQDIGYLVELLKKIKKRGYHITIDTCGYAPQKNYEALIDYVDTFLYDIKTMDNEVHKKYMGKGNELILSNLKYLSECGKNIYIRIPLIGGVNSSQESIKDIVKFLKENVQVKKINLLPYHKAGTNKYEKLDLSYLGEDFVTPSQEELEKYLDIFRKNGFSDVKIGG; encoded by the coding sequence ATGGCAATACCCTATGTAATAAATATACAGAAATACTCTCTTCATGATGGGGATGGAATAAGAACTACAATATTTTTTAAAGGGTGTCTATTAAACTGTTGGTGGTGTCATAACCCAGAGAGTCAAAGATATACACCAGAGTTACTTTTTAATTATGAAAGATGTAAAGGTTGCAAAGAGTGTGAAAAAATTTGTCCAGAGCATGTTATAAAAGTTGAAGAGAATATAGCTAAAACAGAAAGAGAAAATTGTATATTGTGTGAAACATGTTTAGATTATTGTATTAATGAAGCTAGAGAGATTGTGGGAAAACAATATCCAATAGAGGAGCTTTTAAAAGAGATTGATAAAGATAAAATGTTTTATGAGGAATCAGGAGGGGGAGTCACTCTTTCAGGTGGAGAGATAATGACACAAGATATAGGTTATTTAGTTGAGTTATTAAAAAAGATAAAAAAAAGAGGTTATCATATTACAATTGATACATGTGGTTATGCTCCACAAAAAAATTATGAAGCTTTAATAGATTATGTGGATACATTCTTATACGATATAAAAACAATGGACAATGAGGTTCATAAAAAATATATGGGAAAAGGAAATGAGTTAATACTTTCAAATTTAAAATATTTAAGTGAGTGCGGAAAAAACATATATATAAGAATACCTTTAATTGGTGGAGTGAATAGTAGCCAGGAAAGTATTAAAGATATTGTAAAGTTTTTAAAAGAGAATGTTCAGGTAAAAAAAATAAATTTACTTCCTTATCATAAAGCAGGAACAAATAAATATGAAAAATTAGATTTAAGTTATTTAGGAGAAGATTTTGTTACACCTTCACAGGAAGAGCTAGAAAAGTATTTAGATATCTTTAGAAAAAATGGATTTTCAGATGTTAAAATAGGAGGGTAG
- the hypD gene encoding trans-4-hydroxy-L-proline dehydratase — protein MKKRGMNERIQKLREQSVETPAHIYIERAKLITEAYKKYEGEVSIPELRALAFKHFMENKSICINEGELIVGEKGDGPQAAPTFPELCCHTLDDMHVMNDRDLISFKVTEEDLKIQAEEIIPYWEKRSIRNKIINSMGKEWKECYESGIFTEFMEQRGPGHTVGSENIYKYGFLDYKKKIQKTIEKLDFLNDKEALDKKQELNAMSICCDAIIALGKRYAELAHKLAKAEENPVRKEELLQIAKNCEVVPAHKPKTYWQAIQMYWFVHIGVTTELNPWDAFSPGRLDQHLNGFYVKDCEDGVLNEERGLELLENLWVKFNNQPAPPKVGITLKESSTYTDFANINTGGITPDGQDGVNDVSYLILKCMDEMKLLQPSSNVQISRKTPIKFLKEACAISRKGWGQPAFYNTEAIVQELLNAGKTLADARRGGASGCVETGAFGNEAYILTGYFNLPKILELTLNNGYDRISEKQLGLKLGHAEDFKSYEELFEAYKKQIKYFMDIKIEGSNIIETIYAKYMPVPFLSVITNDCISRGKDYNAGGARYNTTYVQGVGIGTITDSLAAIKYNVYDEKNFTMQELMNALDSNFEGSARILNLVKNKTPKYGNDNDYADDIMKSVFEYYNSVVTDRPNMKGGRYAINMLPTTCHVYFGEVMMASANGRLAHKPVSEGISPEKGADIYGPTAVLKSAAKMDHLKTGGTLLNQKFLPNVVKGEEGLNHMADVVKTYFNMDGHHIQFNVIDKETLLKAQQNPDEYKDLIVRVAGYSDHFRNLSKALQDEIIDRTEQNFN, from the coding sequence ATGAAAAAAAGAGGGATGAATGAAAGAATTCAAAAATTAAGAGAGCAAAGTGTAGAAACACCAGCACATATTTATATTGAAAGAGCTAAATTGATAACAGAAGCGTATAAAAAATATGAAGGTGAGGTTTCTATTCCAGAGTTAAGAGCTCTTGCTTTTAAACATTTTATGGAAAACAAATCTATTTGTATAAATGAAGGTGAATTGATTGTAGGAGAAAAAGGTGATGGCCCACAAGCAGCTCCAACTTTTCCAGAACTTTGTTGCCATACTTTAGATGATATGCATGTAATGAATGATAGAGACTTAATATCTTTTAAAGTTACAGAAGAGGATTTGAAAATTCAAGCAGAGGAAATTATTCCATATTGGGAAAAAAGATCTATTAGAAATAAGATTATAAACTCTATGGGGAAAGAGTGGAAAGAGTGCTATGAAAGTGGAATTTTTACAGAGTTTATGGAGCAAAGAGGTCCTGGACATACTGTAGGTTCTGAAAATATATATAAATATGGATTTTTAGATTATAAGAAAAAGATTCAAAAGACTATTGAAAAATTGGATTTCTTAAATGATAAGGAAGCTTTAGATAAAAAACAAGAACTAAATGCAATGAGTATCTGTTGTGATGCAATTATAGCTTTAGGAAAACGTTATGCAGAGTTAGCTCATAAGCTAGCAAAAGCTGAAGAGAATCCAGTTAGAAAAGAGGAGCTTTTACAAATTGCAAAAAATTGTGAAGTTGTACCAGCTCATAAACCAAAAACTTATTGGCAAGCTATTCAAATGTATTGGTTTGTTCATATTGGAGTAACTACAGAGTTAAATCCATGGGATGCATTTAGTCCAGGAAGATTAGATCAACATTTAAATGGATTTTATGTAAAAGATTGTGAAGATGGAGTTTTAAATGAGGAGAGAGGACTAGAACTTTTAGAGAATTTATGGGTTAAGTTTAACAATCAACCAGCACCTCCAAAAGTTGGAATAACTTTAAAAGAGAGTAGTACATATACAGATTTTGCCAATATAAATACAGGGGGAATAACTCCTGATGGGCAAGATGGAGTTAACGATGTAAGTTACTTGATTTTAAAATGCATGGATGAGATGAAACTTTTACAACCAAGTTCAAATGTTCAAATCAGTAGAAAAACACCTATTAAATTTTTAAAAGAAGCTTGTGCAATATCACGTAAAGGATGGGGACAACCAGCTTTTTACAATACAGAAGCTATAGTTCAAGAGTTATTAAATGCTGGGAAAACTTTAGCTGATGCTAGAAGAGGTGGAGCAAGTGGATGTGTAGAAACTGGAGCTTTTGGAAATGAAGCATATATATTAACAGGATATTTCAATCTACCAAAAATTTTAGAGTTAACTTTAAATAATGGTTATGATAGAATTAGTGAGAAGCAGCTAGGATTGAAATTGGGTCATGCAGAGGATTTTAAAAGTTATGAAGAACTATTTGAAGCTTATAAAAAACAGATAAAGTATTTTATGGATATTAAAATAGAGGGAAGTAATATAATAGAAACAATCTATGCTAAATATATGCCAGTTCCATTTTTATCAGTTATAACAAATGATTGTATCTCTAGAGGAAAAGATTATAATGCTGGAGGAGCTCGTTATAACACAACATATGTTCAAGGAGTAGGAATTGGAACAATAACTGATTCTCTAGCAGCTATAAAATATAATGTTTACGATGAAAAGAACTTTACGATGCAAGAGTTAATGAATGCTTTAGATAGTAACTTTGAAGGTAGTGCAAGAATACTAAATTTAGTAAAAAATAAAACTCCAAAATATGGAAACGACAATGATTATGCAGATGATATAATGAAATCAGTGTTTGAATATTATAACTCAGTTGTAACAGATAGACCTAACATGAAAGGTGGAAGATATGCTATAAATATGTTACCAACAACATGTCATGTATATTTTGGTGAAGTTATGATGGCAAGTGCAAATGGAAGATTAGCTCATAAACCAGTTTCAGAGGGAATATCTCCAGAAAAGGGAGCAGATATCTATGGGCCAACAGCAGTTTTAAAATCAGCAGCAAAAATGGATCATCTAAAAACTGGTGGAACACTGTTAAATCAAAAGTTTCTTCCAAATGTAGTTAAAGGTGAAGAGGGATTAAATCATATGGCAGATGTTGTAAAAACATATTTCAATATGGATGGACATCATATACAATTTAATGTAATAGATAAAGAGACACTTTTAAAGGCTCAGCAAAATCCAGATGAATATAAGGATTTAATAGTAAGAGTTGCTGGATATAGTGATCACTTTAGAAATCTAAGTAAGGCTTTACAAGATGAGATAATAGATAGAACAGAGCAAAATTTTAATTAG
- the proC gene encoding pyrroline-5-carboxylate reductase, which yields MRIGFIGAGNMSGAIIKGIISSGIVKKEDVFASDKFLPTLEKVKTNYGINITEDNKEVVEKCDVIFLAVKPQFYNEVIKEISPFVKTTTTVVTIAPGQTLKNLEVTFGKEIKIVRTMPNTPAMVCEGMTAVCANKKVTKEELEYICTLLNSIGKAEVVAEYMMDAVVGVSGSSPAYVYMFIEALADGAVMEGMPRDMAYKFAAQAVLGSAKMVLETGMHPGALKDMVCSPGGTTIEAVSILEERGMRSSVIEAIRGCVAKARKM from the coding sequence GTGAGAATAGGATTTATAGGGGCAGGAAATATGTCTGGAGCGATAATTAAAGGGATAATCTCTTCAGGGATTGTAAAAAAAGAGGATGTATTTGCTTCAGATAAGTTTTTACCAACTTTAGAAAAAGTAAAAACAAACTATGGAATAAATATAACTGAGGATAATAAAGAGGTTGTAGAAAAATGTGATGTGATATTTTTAGCTGTAAAACCACAGTTTTATAATGAAGTGATAAAAGAGATATCACCATTTGTAAAAACAACTACAACTGTAGTAACGATAGCTCCAGGGCAAACTTTAAAAAATTTAGAGGTAACTTTTGGAAAAGAGATTAAAATTGTTAGAACAATGCCAAATACTCCAGCTATGGTTTGTGAGGGAATGACAGCGGTTTGTGCAAATAAAAAAGTTACTAAAGAGGAGTTAGAGTATATTTGTACTCTTTTAAACTCTATAGGAAAAGCTGAAGTTGTAGCTGAGTATATGATGGATGCTGTAGTAGGTGTTAGTGGGAGTTCGCCAGCATATGTTTATATGTTTATAGAGGCTTTGGCAGATGGGGCAGTAATGGAGGGAATGCCAAGAGATATGGCATATAAGTTTGCAGCTCAAGCAGTTTTAGGAAGTGCTAAGATGGTTTTAGAAACAGGGATGCATCCAGGAGCTTTAAAAGATATGGTTTGTTCTCCAGGAGGAACAACAATAGAAGCTGTAAGTATTTTAGAAGAAAGAGGAATGAGAAGTAGTGTTATAGAAGCGATTAGAGGTTGTGTGGCTAAAGCTAGAAAAATGTAA
- a CDS encoding pyrimidine/purine nucleoside phosphorylase — MEFKNVKVIKKANVYFDGRVDSRTIIFEDGSRKTLGFMQKGEYEFGTAAPEVMEVLGGEMLIKRAQDSGFIKIKEGESFSVEGDSSFKVVVNDYADYCCSYK, encoded by the coding sequence GTGGAGTTTAAAAATGTAAAGGTTATAAAAAAGGCAAATGTATATTTTGATGGAAGGGTAGATAGTAGAACAATTATATTTGAAGATGGAAGTAGAAAAACTTTGGGATTTATGCAAAAGGGTGAGTATGAGTTTGGAACAGCAGCTCCAGAAGTAATGGAAGTTCTTGGAGGAGAGATGCTAATTAAAAGAGCTCAAGACTCTGGTTTTATTAAGATAAAAGAGGGTGAAAGTTTTTCTGTAGAGGGAGATTCATCATTTAAAGTTGTAGTTAATGACTATGCAGATTACTGTTGCTCATATAAATAA
- a CDS encoding GTP pyrophosphokinase — MEKINCNQFQLLNYYKKNRELYRKLGKRLERFLKQSFEKEKIIYHSITSRAKTRESFQKKIERKGYSCVEEATDLCGLRVITFLESETKIVEHFLRHTFIIDESNSVDKSDTLGEDKVGYKSIHLVATLPKSLLELPEFERFEGLKFEIQVRTILQHAWAEVEHDKNYKFSGQLPTDIKRRFKLLAGFLEIADREFESISKEITEYEKKVVNTIEGNTLHEIEINSTSLRKYLNKKFNITFSQGISPKIITLLHSNNINTLEDFSKIEELEIMKKYFGNGSKKFPARYDLMIKNLLDYKEKQL; from the coding sequence ATGGAAAAAATTAACTGTAATCAATTTCAATTATTAAACTACTACAAAAAAAATAGAGAGCTTTATCGTAAATTGGGAAAAAGATTAGAACGTTTTTTAAAGCAGTCCTTTGAAAAAGAAAAAATTATCTATCATTCAATTACTAGTAGAGCTAAAACTAGAGAAAGTTTTCAAAAAAAAATAGAACGGAAAGGCTATTCATGTGTTGAAGAAGCTACTGATCTATGTGGACTTAGAGTTATTACATTCTTAGAAAGTGAAACTAAAATTGTTGAACATTTTTTAAGACATACATTTATAATCGATGAAAGTAATAGCGTTGATAAAAGTGACACTTTAGGAGAGGATAAAGTAGGATATAAATCTATACATTTAGTTGCAACTCTTCCCAAAAGTCTTTTAGAACTTCCTGAATTTGAAAGATTTGAAGGATTAAAATTTGAAATTCAAGTTAGAACAATACTTCAGCATGCTTGGGCTGAAGTAGAGCATGATAAAAACTATAAATTTAGTGGACAACTTCCAACAGATATAAAAAGAAGATTTAAACTTTTAGCTGGATTTTTAGAGATTGCAGACAGAGAGTTTGAAAGTATTTCAAAAGAGATAACAGAATACGAAAAGAAAGTCGTAAATACTATTGAAGGAAATACTTTACATGAGATTGAGATAAACTCTACGTCTTTAAGAAAATATCTAAATAAAAAATTCAATATTACATTCTCTCAAGGTATTAGTCCAAAAATTATTACTCTTTTACATAGCAATAATATAAATACCTTAGAAGATTTCTCTAAAATAGAGGAACTAGAAATTATGAAAAAATACTTTGGAAATGGTAGTAAAAAATTTCCAGCTCGTTATGATCTAATGATTAAAAATCTTTTAGACTATAAAGAAAAACAATTATAG